The Physeter macrocephalus isolate SW-GA chromosome 17, ASM283717v5, whole genome shotgun sequence nucleotide sequence ACTCCGAGCCTAACGACGGGGCAAGGAAGGCAGCACCAGGGCGCTGTCCACCGGGCGGCCCACCAGAAGGCAGCCTCTGACAGAAGCAGCAACCCAGAGGCAGGGCTGCCTGTGGGCGCCCCAACCAGAAATTCAGGTAGGCCCCACGGCTCCATACTTCGCCCCTCACTGGGGCTTTATGTTGATTAAAAACCGGCATCTCTCCAACTGCCCAAAGGCCTGGTCCTGGGGCAGGCAGCGGAGAGTGTCCCAAATCCTGGTCTGGGCACGAAGGTGAGGGCAGGACAGGATCCTGTAGGCAGGGCCACTAGGACCGCTGAGGTGAGTTTGGCAGAGGGCTGAAGAAAAAACTGGAAATGGGGGTCAGGAGGTGAGGGATGGGGACACAAACAAAAAcggcaaaataaaaagttaaaaaaaaaaagccccccgGTGGTGACGGCGGCCGCGCATGCGTCctgtggcggcggcggcggcggcggcgggcaggCAGCGCCGCTCTCACTCAGCTCACTCTCGGATGCTGGCCGAATAGGAGAACTGAGGGAAGTGGGTCCGCTGGTCCAGTTCGAGTGAGCCCAGGCTGTCATCTGCGGGGGTCGGTGGAGGTGGATTGGGGAGAAGCGGCCTGCAGGGGGCCCGGGCACCCCACCCGGCCCCAGGAAGGGCTGCAGCCAGACCACAGTGCAACCCCCAGCTGGCATGCTGTCCCCGGGAACGAGAACGGGGACCACCGCACCGAGGCTCAGGGGCTTCCTCTCAGCCGCAGCTCCACCCCAGGCCACGGCCCTGGCCTACAGGCCCCACAGCCTGCTCACTCAGCCTCCCGAGCTCCCCCCAGCTCCTCTGCCCCAGGCCACACCGGGGTCCAGGCCAGACCTCTgcggcccagcccctgccctgggcgcCACTCCTACCCCCAACCATCCTCCCCTCCACATGCAGCCGAGGCGGGGGTACTTGCTAGAGCCCTGATGCaacccttccctcctctgcccaaGACCCTTCCATGGCCCCCCGTGCAACACACCCGTACTCCTCCAGTGGCCCCCAAGATCCTCCTGCTCTGGCCCTGATGCCCTCGCCCTTCCCCCATCTATTCTGACCTCTGCAATGCTCCCATTTCTGGGAGTCCCATATGCCACTCCTTCTGCCAAGAGCAAGTCTCAGCGGCCGTgtctccttctccaggaagccctccctgactcaCAGGCCAAGTCAGGCATTTCCTCTGAGCTTCTCCAGACCCTGTACTTCTACCACCACAGGCCTGACCACTCTGGGCTGTCACCCCACGGGGActctgagctccctgagggcagggcccagggctgTCTCGTCACTGCTGCGTCTCCAGCACTGGGCAGGTGAGAGTAAGAACTCAAACAGCTACAGAATCACTGAACCCATCCAGCCCCAAAGACCTGAGCAACCTGGGAGACAACTACGGGCACTGATGACTCCTCAAGCGTCTCCTGCCCAGACCTCTCCCCCGAGTGCTGCGGCCAATGGCTCCTGGTGACCCGCCCCAGGTCCACTGGCGGGCCAACGGCGAAAGCCCTGGCGAACATACTGCAGGGTAAAATGCCCAGACACGGAGGCGGACCTGTGAGCTTCCTCCTGGAGAACTGGGCCAAGAGCAGACCCCACCCCTCCATCGCCCAGCCAGGCCCACGGGGAGAGGGGGCCTCCGACACTCACAGCGGTCCGGGGGTGTGATTGTGATGGACTGGGCGGTGAACTCGTCGTCAAAGTACCTTGTGTCAACCTCAGACGTGACCTGAGGTTTGAAGGGTGGCAGGAGCTGTGGAGGAGACGAGTCCAGGCTCAGGTCCCCGAGAAGTGGAGGCCTCAGCCAAGGTCACCCAGGAGAGGCCGGGCTCCTGCGGGCAGCAGGCAGGCAGTGTGCTCACCTTCTTCTGTACCACGTCCTGCCAGTTGATACTGAGGAAGAACCTGTGCTCCATGACCTCCTTGGCATCACTGGGCCCGCCGCCGAGCCTGGGCAGAGACGGCCATCAGCACCCGCCTCCCGGGGCAGCCGGGCCTGGGAGACGGGCTTTCGGTGCAGGTCCTGAACAACCTTTAATGATTCTGTCCCGCCACAGACCGCCACCTCAGAGGAGgaatctgaggcccagggagggagctCCTGTGCCCAGGGTCACATCCTGCGAGCTGAGAGGGTGGCCTTGGCAGATGGCCGCttcacatcctggctctgccaccctaGGCTGGGTATAGGGCCACCCCGTTCCTCAGTGTCCCCATGAAACaaggcagggaggccagagggCTAAGGACAGGCCTAGCCCAGGGAGCGCTCCCTAAGTGCCAGCTGTGGGGGCAATCAACACACACCAAGCATCCCACGGGCAAGTGCACCTGTGGACGCTGCCCCCTCCAGGCCGAGGGAAGTGGCAGCAGGTGACACTGGGCTGGGCGGGGCCGACGCCAGCCCTCACCTCTGCTTGGGGTCCTTCTTAAGCAGCCCAGCAAGCAGGGACTTGGCCTCGGGGCTGAGCGTGCGCGGGAAGCGGATCTCCTCCATGAGGATGAGCTCGAAGAGGCGCTCGTGGTCCTGGTTGTAGAAGGGCAGGCGGCCGCACAGCATCTCGTACATGACCACACCCAGCCCCCACCAGTCCACCGCCCGGCCGTAGTCGTTGTCCTCCAGCACCTGAGCAAGGGGGGGCAATGAGGGGCCAGGCCCACATCCCCGGGGGCCAAGGCGCTGGGAGGGACCCGAGGGGGACACGgccctgcctggggctgggagggccaCCTAAGAAATTGGAGCCCTGCCCTCAGAGGGTCTGGGCGGGGGAAACACACAGGGCTGAGGGCCCCTCTTCCCTTGGCCTCACACGCCCCTGGGCCCTCCAGCCACAGACACCTCGGGTGCCAGGTATTCAGGGGTCCCACAGAAGGTTTTCATGGTGGCCCCGTCACTGATGCCCTCTTTGCACAGGCCGAAGTCAGTGATCTTGATGTGGCCATCTTTGTCCAGCATGAGGTTTTCCAGCTGTAGGAAAAGCCAATGTGTCAGGGACACAACGTATCTCAGGGTTTCCTGTCACCCCTGAAACCCCACAcacccctgcccttccctggaGAAGGCTGTGGCCTGGGGTAGTGGCAGCTGTGCCAGGGGCTCCAGGGGGGACCAGAGGTCACACCCCAGCACAGGGTTAGGCCCTCCGAGGCTCAGGGGGAGGCCAGACCCGGCACCTCCCCAGCGCCCCCTGCCCCCAAGGAGCTGATAAAAagcagggcagggagagacagGAGCCAGGTCCTGCCCAAACTGCTTCCCCCACTGCGGGCTGCGGCTGTCACACTTTGGACGTTAAGGAACActatctttctttctcctcttttttcctaAAGTTAACACAAATGGGCACTTTAGTGGGCCTCTGTGTGACCTCCGCCAGGTCAATATACACCACCAGCCCCTTAGAAGCCCCCACGTGCCCCTTCCCTGTTATTAGCCAACACCTCCTCCAACACAGAAAGAACTTTActcctctgctttttaaaaattttttccaccTATATATACACTGTAAACGATACAGATTCACCTCATCTGTTCTGGCTTTCCGCTCAGCCTTAGCCCGTGAGACCCGCCCAGGCCATTGTGTGTGGCTGTGGCTGTAGTTTGTCCTCTTGAACTGCTGTGCAGAGTTCCACTGTGTGGATACACCTCCATGTCTTTTACCCACTTTCCGACaacggacacttgggttgcttccagtttggggtcaGTGTACACAGTGCTGCTAGG carries:
- the LOC102990087 gene encoding RAC-beta serine/threonine-protein kinase — protein: MSPHREEWMQAIQMVANSLKQRGPGEDPMDYKCGSPSDSSAAEEMEVAVSKARAKVTMNDFDYLKLLGKGTFGKVILVREKASGRYYAMKILRKEVIIAKDEVAHTVTESRVLQNTRHPFLTALKYAFQTHDRLCFVMEYANGGELFFHLSRERVFTEERARFYGAEIVSALEYLHSRDVVYRDIKLENLMLDKDGHIKITDFGLCKEGISDGATMKTFCGTPEYLAPEVLEDNDYGRAVDWWGLGVVMYEMLCGRLPFYNQDHERLFELILMEEIRFPRTLSPEAKSLLAGLLKKDPKQRLGGGPSDAKEVMEHRFFLSINWQDVVQKKLLPPFKPQVTSEVDTRYFDDEFTAQSITITPPDRYDSLGSLELDQRTHFPQFSYSASIRE